From Chitinophagales bacterium, the proteins below share one genomic window:
- a CDS encoding class I SAM-dependent methyltransferase, whose translation MSIYKIEKTSERMIPERAKGFSEELMLIRHLFVYEHVKNALGKDYMILDLGCGVGYGTFLLAKKVKKILGIDISREAVSYANLKYSSANCEFRSYDGVHIDCKDESFDAIVSFQVIEHVENDYQFISEVHRILKPGGAFYLTTPNKSIRLYPKQKPWNRYHLREYYSHELKELLKSSFTNVAIKGISASLEIMEYEYMRIHKIQKDLNSCMNFMPTKLKSILSKSIRVLGLKDNMGDKFLEKRDLLSIDNFYLIDEDLHRSLDLYAECYKSKNTGGI comes from the coding sequence ATGAGCATATATAAGATTGAAAAGACATCTGAAAGAATGATTCCTGAAAGAGCTAAAGGATTTAGTGAGGAGTTGATGTTAATTAGGCATCTCTTTGTATATGAGCATGTCAAAAATGCCTTAGGGAAGGATTATATGATACTAGACTTGGGATGCGGAGTGGGTTATGGAACCTTTTTATTAGCAAAGAAGGTTAAAAAAATTCTGGGTATTGACATTAGCAGAGAAGCTGTGAGTTATGCGAATCTTAAGTATAGTAGTGCGAATTGTGAGTTTAGAAGTTATGATGGAGTGCATATTGATTGTAAAGATGAGAGTTTTGATGCTATTGTCTCATTTCAGGTTATAGAACATGTTGAAAATGATTATCAATTCATAAGTGAAGTTCATAGAATACTTAAGCCAGGAGGAGCTTTTTATTTGACTACTCCTAATAAATCAATTCGCTTATATCCCAAGCAAAAACCTTGGAATAGATATCATTTACGAGAATATTATTCGCATGAATTGAAAGAATTATTAAAAAGCTCATTTACCAATGTAGCTATTAAGGGAATCTCAGCTTCATTAGAAATAATGGAATACGAATATATGCGTATTCATAAGATCCAGAAAGATTTGAATAGTTGCATGAATTTCATGCCGACTAAACTAAAAAGTATACTAAGCAAAAGTATAAGAGTTTTGGGATTAAAAGACAATATGGGTGATAAATTTTTAGAAAAAAGAGATTTGTTATCAATAGATAATTTTTATCTAATTGATGAAGATTTACATAGAAGTTTAGATTTATACGCAGAGTGCTACAAATCAAAGAATACTGGAGGTATTTAA
- a CDS encoding glycosyltransferase, translating to MISILIVTYGNRWTMLKTVILSLIDLDPLVQIVIVDNGTNYDLEKLISNISIKNKINILRLEKNMGSAYGFKFGLEYIMYNKNTEFVWMLDDDNKPVDNCLDHILHYWYAIKSISKNEMHAILPLRINRKYLVNVSNGDPIEFNFPSKNAFLGFNLIRLPAYFKYKISKAFKKKSLLNARDVEIPFAPYGGLFLHKNLINLIGLPDIKYFLYADDFEYTNRITNSGGRIFLLHRCKIVDLDSVWYRNRRSTILGSRYLLQDKFRRYYTVRNNVYFAHNFLCSSKMLFIFNMFLFLFIMLLTSILFLKINTYKVFLRAVRDGMVGNFQNDIE from the coding sequence ATGATCAGTATTCTTATTGTAACATACGGTAATAGATGGACAATGTTGAAAACGGTCATATTAAGCTTGATAGATCTCGATCCTTTGGTGCAAATAGTTATTGTTGACAATGGAACAAATTATGATTTAGAAAAATTAATAAGTAATATAAGTATTAAAAATAAAATAAATATTCTAAGGTTAGAAAAGAATATGGGATCTGCATACGGATTTAAGTTTGGATTAGAGTATATTATGTATAATAAAAATACAGAATTTGTTTGGATGCTTGACGATGACAACAAACCTGTTGACAATTGTTTAGATCATATTTTACATTATTGGTATGCTATTAAATCAATTAGCAAAAACGAGATGCATGCGATACTACCTTTAAGAATCAATAGAAAATATTTGGTGAATGTATCAAACGGGGATCCGATTGAATTTAATTTTCCTTCAAAGAATGCTTTTCTAGGATTCAACTTAATTAGATTACCAGCTTATTTTAAGTACAAAATTTCCAAAGCATTTAAAAAGAAAAGCTTACTAAATGCACGTGATGTGGAAATCCCTTTTGCGCCATATGGAGGTTTATTTCTGCACAAAAATTTGATTAATTTGATTGGGCTTCCAGACATTAAATATTTTCTTTATGCTGATGATTTTGAGTATACTAACAGGATAACAAATTCCGGAGGTAGGATTTTTCTTTTGCATCGTTGTAAAATTGTAGATCTCGACTCTGTTTGGTATCGTAATAGAAGATCCACAATTTTGGGTTCAAGATATCTATTGCAGGACAAATTTCGAAGATATTATACAGTAAGAAATAATGTATATTTTGCACATAACTTTTTGTGTTCTTCTAAAATGTTATTTATTTTTAACATGTTTTTGTTTCTGTTCATTATGTTGTTAACCTCAATATTGTTTTTAAAAATAAATACATATAAAGTTTTCTTAAGAGCTGTGAGAGATGGAATGGTGGGTAATTTTCAAAATGACATTGAATAG